TATATTTTGGGCACACTCAACCATTGGTATGGCACAAACTCTAAGCATTGGGATGTCAAATTTTATCGGAGGACTTGCGTTTGCTTGCGGTTTGATGATGGTTGTATTTTATGGTGGACATCTTTTTACGGGCTCTGTTGTATCTGGTGTTGGCGCTTATGATTCTAAGATAGGCTGGATAGCCGTGCTTAGATATTTGTCTATTGTTTGGGTGTTTAACTTTGTTGGTAGCGTTATGGTGGCTTATATGTACTACTATTCTGGATTGCCACAAAAATTTAACGCAGCGATATTAAAAACTTTTGTAACTATCGGCACGGATAAAGTTACGCTATCGTTTGTGGAGCTCTTTTTGCGTGGGATATTTTGCAATATCTTTGTATGTATGGCAGTTTGGTCAGCAAATATGCAAAAGGATATAGTGGGTAAATTTTTTACCATTTTATGGATGGTGGCCGCATTTGTGGCATGCTCTATGGAGCACTGCGTGGCAAATATGTTTATTATCACCGAGGCATTGCTTGCAAAGGCTGACTTGTTAGCTAAGACCGGAAGTATCGAAGCATTAAGTGAGCTTTTAAAGATAAATGTAAATTTGCTTTATGAGCTAAATATTACAAATTTTTTGTCTAAAAACTTAGTTCCAGTAACGCTTGGTAATATTATCGGTGGCTTTTTGTTTGTAGGACTTGTTGGATTTATCGCTGCAAAGAGTGAGGAGGAAAGTGCTAGTTAGCACACTTTATCTTGCCAGCAAAAAGCTGGCAAATTTAAGCCTTTAAAAGCCGTGTAGGCGTTTTATCTCAGGGTCGATAGGCTTTTTAGCTCCATCTTTTGTTACACTCACAAAAGTTGCGATAGCGCTTGTAACATGTAAACACTCGCGAAAACCTTCAGCATTTAGCCTTAAAGCCGTTACTTCTATCTGTATTTTTATCGAAGTTGTGCCCACAGATAGTATCTTTGCATAGCAACTTATCACATCTCCTATAAAAACTGGTTGCTTAAATATAATTTGCTCCATTGAGATCGTTACTACGCGCTCAGGCGCTAACTCTCTTGCAGCGTTTGCACCAGCAAGGTCAATCTGACTCATTATCCATCCACCAAAGATGTTACCAGCGCTATTTGTGTCTTTTGGAAGTGCCACAACTTTTATTCGAGGTTCGCCAAAACTACTTAGATCTTTCATTCTTTTCCTTTAAAATTTAAATTTTTTGTATTAAATACTATTGCCGAGATAAGGCACATCGTATAGCCTAAAAACTCTATACCTTCTTGAACTATATTTTTTACAACTGAAATTTCGCTACTTGGTAAAATAACTGCCCAAAATGACCCAGTCCCAAAAACTCGTCCAAAAACCAAAACCAAACAAAGCCCAAAGAGCATCAGCAAAAATGCCTTTGTTTGCATATACTCATCAAGTTCACGCGCTAGTCGTTTTGGCTCTTTAAAAGCAAGTGCTATCGCCATAATGCTAGCCAAAACAGCCACCCAAACCCAGTACCGTGTGAAATTTTATCAAAGACAAAGTCAAACTCTCTTATAAGTATTGCTGTAAAAAAGCCAAAAACTAGGATATTTATCCGTAAAAATTCTTTGGTATTTTTTATGCTACAGGCATATAAAATGCAAACTGTAAAAACCATAAGCTCTTGCACTATCTCAGTTACTGACTCCTCTGCTATGTAAGTAAGCCCAAAAATTTGCATATCCACATACATACAAAGTATACCAATAAGACTCATTAGTGAAAAAGTAATAAAAATTACAAAAAGCCTTAAAAATGCCATCAAACCCCCTTTTATAGACATATTTTACTATAAATTTGCTTTGAAAATATAAATTTATGATAAAATATAGACTTTTAAAAAGGAAATTTTATGAATAATTTTAAAAGACTTAATGAGCTTGTAGCTGAAAAAAAGACAAAGATAAATGAAATTTATAAAAACTTAAACTCTGACACTATAAAAGAAGCATTAAAAATTTGTGCTTTAAATGGTAGTAATTCAGAGCGTATAGCTTTGGCTCGTCGTATCGTTGATTTAAAGGTTGATCCGCTTGAAAATGAGCTAAAAAGGCTTGGGCGAAATGAAGCTGAAATTTTAAATACCAAAAGAGCGATGTATGAATTTGTGCGTAAATTTTATGAGCAAAGCCATGCAGAGCTTATAAAGATGGCAAAAGATGAGCAAATTTTAGATAAGTTTTATATCGCTTTGCTAGATGGCATGCATGAGATAGGGCTTTTGTTAAATGCTTGGCAAGTGCGCTGGGAGGAGCAAATTTTAGATACTACAAATGCTGAGTTTAAGCAGCGATTTAAGACGCTTGATGAGGCTTTAGAGTTTATCGATAAAAACGAGCTTTTTCAGCTTGATGAAGATGGCAGGCGAGCCGATAGAACTTACGGGGCTGTTGTAAAAACTGGCGAAAAATTTGAGTTTGCTGCATATGCTGTGGCTTTTAAAAGTGATGTGGCAAAGATAAAAGAGGCTTTTGAAAAGATGATAAAAGAGCTTAGAAATTTTAGCCAAAACGATGAGTATGAAGCGTATATAAACTATTTTGACGCTTTAAAAAATGCCTTTTGCCAGAGCGATAATAGTCGCGTTATACCAGCATGGCAGGCTGCAGAAGTGGCTTGGATGAGTGTAAAATCAGAGCTTCAACCAGGTCATCCGCTGGAGTATTACGAAGATGCTTATACGCATGCTGTTGCGCTTGAGTGGGATATAAGGCTAGCTGGCGCTAGTGATGTTGATGGGGACAAATTTAAGCAAAATATCATAGCTTCATATGAGAAAATTTGCCAAAATATCGGTGTAAAAAACGAGCGTATGAATGCGCAAGTTTGCAAAAATGTAAATCGCACTCAGCTTTATATTAGTGTGCCGATGATTTATTATGGTGCGGAGTTAAATGGGCTTTTTAGCGCGCAGGTTGTGCCAAATGACGAGAGCGTTAGCGCAAGATGTGGTAAGAAAATTTTTGCCTTCATAGAGCATGTTTATGCCAGTGCAAAGGCGAAGCCTTTTATGCGCTTATCGGGCGAGATATTTAGCCAAGAATTTTTAGACTTTGGCAGAGAAATTTTATTTTTAAAGCCAAAAACTTGGAAAAAAGTCTATGAAATTTCTACTATCGGTCATGAGTTTGGACATATCCTTTTTATCGACAAAGATACTGAAACTATGATGAATAAAGGCGGTTTGTTTAAATTTATAGAAGAGTATAAAGCTACAACTGGCGGGCTTGTAAATTTCTTTTTGCATGAAGCAAGCGAGTATAAGATGGCGGTTTTTCACGATCTTATCGCGCGGGCAGTTGGTCTTATCGCTTGGATGAAAGTTGATGAGGTTAGGGCTTATTATTGCGAAGGTTTGATACATTTAAGTTTGCTTTTTGAGTGCGGTGTTTTAGAGTTTGATAATGGTATTTTAAGTGTTGATTTTACTCAGACTGGATATGAAAAATTTAAAGAAATTTGCCTTAAAAACTATGAAAGTTTAGCTAGGCATTACAGTGATAAAAAAGAAGCTGGCGAGTTTTTGTCTAAATTTTGTGAGCCAAATGGTACAACTTATTTGCCACAAAACGCTAAGGCTAAAGCCTTTGTGAGGCACTACTACGCACGCTATGAAGATATTGGTAATGAAGTTGATGAGAGTGGGGAGTGGGCTAAGTGGCAACAAAGGGCGAGTGAGCTATAATGAGTAAAAATTTGGTTTAGGTTTTTAATGACAAAGGTTAATCCGTATTTTAAAACTATCGCTTCTGTCATAGTTGTATCTCTTTTTGTACTTTATGCTTATCACATTCATATAGATGAAGAAGAGATAGTCATACGCCTATCTGCTGTTTTTAACTTCTGTGTGGCTGGCGTTATCTTAGTGCAAATTTTGCGTAATGGCTTTGTGAAAAGTTACTGGCTGGCAATATTTTGGATGATATTTACATGGGCGATAGCTGATATTTTGTACGCCGTGCTTAACTGGGAAGACTCGCGAGATGACTTTTGGATGCAAACAGCGTATGCTGTGCCCATATTTTGCCTATTTTGGGCATTTGTAAGGATGTATATATCTTATGTAAAATTTATTAATCCAGTCCAAGCTAGCATAGATACAGAAACGGTTTTTATAACAGCTGTTGCCTTTATACTTTCAGTTTTTTTAAATGATGGTTTTATTACAGATGTTTCAAATGTGAGATTTTTATATAATTTATTTTATCTTTTTAACGATGTTTTTATCTTTGTTCTTGTGTTTTTTATGTTATTTTCTATAAAAAATTCAAACGAATGCAAATCCTTTTATACTCTACTTATCGCCGTTCTTTTTTATGCTATTTATGATATTTTCTACTCGTTTGGCGATATTTTAGGATATGACTTTGACAACGACTACGGTGATCTTGGCTTTGGTGTAGTTTTTATGATGATGATGATAGCGTCGTTTTATTTAAAACCAAATGAGCATAAACTTGTTATAGTTAAAGATAGTGCGGGTATTTCGATACTAAAAAAGTCTAGTATTTTGATATTTGTTATTGTCGTAAAGCTATTTTTTGGTGCAGATATAGACTATATATATGCCGCAGCAATGCTTTGTGTGACGCTATTTTACGCTACGATAACATTTCATGTTACAAATATAGCTCAGACTAAAGAGCTTATCGAGGAGTATAGAAAAAATAAAGACGATATAAAAGAGCTTATAAAAAAGCGTAAAGAAGATTTAGTGCAAAAATACAATACGCTTAGCGATACTAGCAAATACGACTATCTGACACAAGCTTATAACCGTCCGTTTTTTCTAAAGCAGTTAAATGAGATGATAAATACAATGGATATGGGCGAGGAGGTTAGTGTTTATAATATCGACCTTAATCGCTTTAAATTTATCAACGATACCTATGGACATTACGCTGGCGATGAGGTTTTAATAAGACTTGTAAGCAACATAAAAGAAATTTTACCTAAAAATGGTATCGTGGGAAGATTTAGTGGTGATTTTATAGTTATTGCAACAAAGATAAAAGCCAAAGAAAATGACTATATCCAGTTTTGTAATAAAATTTTAAAACAGATCCGCACGCCAATTATGGTTGATGGGCGAAGAATTTACTTAAATGCAAGCATAGGTATCAGCAACACTCAAACAAGCCATATAAAAACCGACGATCTTTTGGCACACTCCCAAGAGGCATTAAGCTATGCAAAAGAGAGTATAAGCCTTAGTTATGTGGTTTATGACGAGAAGATAGGGTTGAAAAATTTGCAAAAACAGCATTTAGAAATTTTGCTTGAAAATGCCAATTTTGAAAATGAGTTTAAGCTGTACTACCAGCCACAATACGAGATAAACTATCGTCAATTAAAGGGCGCTGAGGTACTTTTGCGATGGATCTCGCCGATTAAAGGTTTTGTCTCGCCTGGGGTTTTTATCCCGATAGCAGAAGAGAGCCAAATGATCTCAAAGATAGGCTACTTTGTTGCTAAAAATGCAATGAAACGAACAGCTGAAATAAACAAAAAGTACGGACTTGATCTAAAAATAAGCATAAATGTATCTCCGCGCCAGCTTGAAGATATGAATTTTGTCCCTACTATGTTTGAATATATGAGCGAGTTTGATATAAAGCCAGAGCATATATGCTTTGAGATCACAGAGATGAGTCTTATGGAATCTGATGAGATAATGAAAGAGGCTCTTTTGCAGTTTAAAGAAAGAGGCATAGATGTTGCGCTTGATGACTTTGGAACTGGCTTTTCATCGCTAAGCTATATCAGCAAATACGCCATAGATAAGATAAAGATAGCAAAAGAGCTAGTTGATAATATCGTCTTAAACGAAGCTGAACGCGAGGTTGTAAGAGCTATTATAGTTATGGCAAAGAATTTAGGCATAAAAACGATAGCAGAAGGTGTTGAGACCGAGGCTCAGGTGCAAGTTTTACGCCAGCTTGGATGTGAAGAAATTCAAGGGTATTTTTGGGGTAAGCCGCTTAGCGAAGATGACTTTATAACGCTTATACGCGGCTATTCTAGACTTTTATAGTTCAGCTTTTATCTCATCGTTTGACTTAACAACCATGCCAGAACCGTGTATAACGCTAGGTACACAGCTTGTGCATATATCTACCTCTTCGCCATTTTTGTGCGCACGGATAAATACAGCATTTGCATCATCTGTACTTTTTAGTCCGCAAACATTGCAAACTACGATGTTATTTTCTCTCATCCTTACTCCTTTTTAAAAATTTTTGTTATTATAGTGATATTTTTATTTTTTTAAGATGATTTACATCAACACTTAAAATTTCAGCCATTTTTGCTATAATTTCAGCCAAAAAGAAAAAGGCGATATGATGAACGAAAAAGATATAGTTTTGGCGATGTTAAATTTACAGCAAAGTTTAAATGATGAAACTAACGGAAATGGCTGGGAAAATGGCTATACAAAACAAGGTAAGATTATCAACTGGCGCCGTTGCATATATATGGAGTGTGCTGAGCTTATAGATAGCTTTGCTTGGAAACACTGGAAGAGTATATCCGCACCAACAGATGAGCAAAATTTGCGTGTTGAAGTCGTTGATATATGGCACTTTGTGATGAGTTTAGCCCTGCAAATTTATAAAGCAAAGGGGCTTGGCGATACAAATAAACTAGCTGATGAGATTTGTTCTGCAAGCGGATTTTCAAGCTTTTGCAAAGAGCCCATGAAAGTGGCTGATGAGAGCATTTATGAGATTATGAATGATATTGAGATGCTTATACATAAGTGTAGCGGCTTTGAGAATGATATATTTGACATGCTTAAAATTTACTTCACTATGTCGCTAAAATGTGGGGTCAATCTCTACTCGCTTTATGAGTGCTATATAGCTAAAAATGTCCTAAACCGCTTTCGCCAGCACAATGGCTATAAAGAGGGCAGCTATAAAAAGTTGTGGAACGGCAAAGAGGATAATGTTGTTATGAGTGAAATTTTATCTCGTGGACTTGGTAGTGTGGATGAAATTTATGCCGCACTTGAGCGTGAATACAAAGCTATAAAATAATGCAAATTTATAACCTTTTCTTGCTATCTTTGCATGATTTTTGGACGAAAAAATTTATCATGCTTAGTATTTTGCCGCTTATTTGTAGTGTTATCGTGCTTGGAGTCGGGTTTTTTTGGGCTAGTTCTGAGCTTAAAGATGTGCTTTCTCAGGCACTTAATAGCGGAGACTTTGGGTTTTTTGATCTTAGCGCATATCCGATGATCATGAGCGTTATTAGCCACGGGACTGTTAGCTGGGTCTTAAGTGCTACGCTTTATGCGCTTGGCACTTACTTTATGCTTATGCTTAGCATTGTAGTTGCCCTTGGTATAGCTGGGTTTTTAACGCCAGTTGTTGCAAATGAGATAAATGCCCGCCATTACAGGGCAAAATTTACGCCCATTAGCACGGCTAAAAGTTTGAGACTTATGGGAGTTGTGGGTCTTAAATTCCTTGGTCTTTTGATTATTTGTTTGCCTTTTATGTTTGTGCCAGTTATAAATTTTATCGCTATAAATGTCCCATTTTTTTATATCTACGCTAAGCTTTTGCTTATAGATGTCGGCTCAAATACCATAAGTGAGGCAAAATTTAAACTACTTTGGCTGGATAATGGCGGGTTTAAATTTTTGTTTTTTGCCTTTTGTTTTTACATTATCTCGCTTGTGCCACTGCTTGGACTACTTTTTCAGCTCTTTTTTATCATATTTTTATCACATTTATTTTTTCAAGTAGAGGCTGCAACTCGTTTTTAAGCTAGTTTATAACTGACCTTTGATAAAATCATAGTAATTTTATATTTTTATATTTTTTTAAAAAAGGCGGCATTATGATAAACAGAAGTCGGTTACAAAAAGAGTTTGAGACTATCTCAAAATTTGGTGCTTTGCCAAATGGTGGACTTACGCGCCTTGCTTTTAGCAGCGAGGATATAGCTGCTAGAAACTATCTACTAAACTTGATCAAAGAGGCTGGTCTTAGTGTTAGAATCGATAATGTTGGCAACATTTTTGCTAGACATGATGAAGGCGTTGCTGACAAAAATTTACCGCCAGTAAGTGTTGGCTCGCACATTGATAGTGTTCCTCAGGGCGGCTTTTATGATGGCACACTTGGTGTAATGGCTGGACTTGAGGCGATAAGAGCGATAAAGGAAAGCTCAAAAAAGCTTGCAAGAGCACTTGAGCTTATCGTCTTTGTTTGCGAGGAGTCAAGCCGTTTTAAGATGGCAACTATGGGCTCAAAAATAGTTGCTGGCAAACTTAGTAAAAACCTTATAAAAGAGCTAAAGGATGATGACGGAGTAAGTGCTTTTGAGGCAATGCAAAATGCTGGTTTTATGCCTGAAAATTTAGAAAATTCTTTACTTAAAAACGGAACTTATAAGACATATTTAGAACTACATATAGAGCAAGGCCCTGTTTTAGAGCGCTTAGACATACCAGTTGGGTTGGTAAGTGGCATAGCAGCGCCCATACGCTACGAGTTAAAAATTTTAGGCAGAGCTGATCATAGTGGCGCAACACCTATGAATATGCGATGTGACGCCCTTGTTTGTGCTAGCGAGATTATCCTTGCGGTTAATGAAAATGCAAAAATATATAAGACTGCTGTTGCGACAGTAGGTTATGCAAAAGCCGCGCCAGGTGTGCTAAATGTCATACCTGGAGAGTGTATTTTGGGGCTTGATATAAGAGATGTTAATGCTTTGGATTTAGCCGAACTAGACGCTAAAATTTGCAAACAGATAGATGAAATTTGTATCAAACATGGCTGTAAATTTGAGCTTAAAGAGCTTACTCGTGATACGCCTACTAGGCTTGATGATGGTGTTATAAATTTGATGCAAGATATAGCCAAAAAGCTTGAGATTAAAACGCATATTTTGCCAAGTGGCGCAGGGCATGACGCGATGCATTTAAAGGGGATCGCAGATAGTGTTGGCATGATATTTGTACCATGCGAAAATGGTATAAGTCATAACATAAATGAAAATATAAATTTTAGCGATGTATTTTTTGCGACAGAGCTTTTGGCGCAAAGTATGGCAGAGCTTGCAAAGGAGTAAAGATGGATAAGATAGCAACTGAAGTTTTGGCACTAAAAGATGAGCTCATAGCCGAGCGTCGCTTTTTTCACGCACATCCTGAGACTGGCTGGCATACATTTTTTACGACGGCAGTTATAGCCGATAAGTTAGAAAAA
This portion of the Campylobacter suis genome encodes:
- a CDS encoding formate/nitrite transporter family protein, with the translated sequence MLTPQENAKVLVLSMTKKAQAPLKAVIIMSIMAGGAIAMGDIFWAHSTIGMAQTLSIGMSNFIGGLAFACGLMMVVFYGGHLFTGSVVSGVGAYDSKIGWIAVLRYLSIVWVFNFVGSVMVAYMYYYSGLPQKFNAAILKTFVTIGTDKVTLSFVELFLRGIFCNIFVCMAVWSANMQKDIVGKFFTILWMVAAFVACSMEHCVANMFIITEALLAKADLLAKTGSIEALSELLKINVNLLYELNITNFLSKNLVPVTLGNIIGGFLFVGLVGFIAAKSEEESAS
- a CDS encoding acyl-CoA thioesterase, which encodes MKDLSSFGEPRIKVVALPKDTNSAGNIFGGWIMSQIDLAGANAARELAPERVVTISMEQIIFKQPVFIGDVISCYAKILSVGTTSIKIQIEVTALRLNAEGFRECLHVTSAIATFVSVTKDGAKKPIDPEIKRLHGF
- the ciaB gene encoding invasion protein CiaB — encoded protein: MNNFKRLNELVAEKKTKINEIYKNLNSDTIKEALKICALNGSNSERIALARRIVDLKVDPLENELKRLGRNEAEILNTKRAMYEFVRKFYEQSHAELIKMAKDEQILDKFYIALLDGMHEIGLLLNAWQVRWEEQILDTTNAEFKQRFKTLDEALEFIDKNELFQLDEDGRRADRTYGAVVKTGEKFEFAAYAVAFKSDVAKIKEAFEKMIKELRNFSQNDEYEAYINYFDALKNAFCQSDNSRVIPAWQAAEVAWMSVKSELQPGHPLEYYEDAYTHAVALEWDIRLAGASDVDGDKFKQNIIASYEKICQNIGVKNERMNAQVCKNVNRTQLYISVPMIYYGAELNGLFSAQVVPNDESVSARCGKKIFAFIEHVYASAKAKPFMRLSGEIFSQEFLDFGREILFLKPKTWKKVYEISTIGHEFGHILFIDKDTETMMNKGGLFKFIEEYKATTGGLVNFFLHEASEYKMAVFHDLIARAVGLIAWMKVDEVRAYYCEGLIHLSLLFECGVLEFDNGILSVDFTQTGYEKFKEICLKNYESLARHYSDKKEAGEFLSKFCEPNGTTYLPQNAKAKAFVRHYYARYEDIGNEVDESGEWAKWQQRASEL
- a CDS encoding putative bifunctional diguanylate cyclase/phosphodiesterase; translated protein: MTKVNPYFKTIASVIVVSLFVLYAYHIHIDEEEIVIRLSAVFNFCVAGVILVQILRNGFVKSYWLAIFWMIFTWAIADILYAVLNWEDSRDDFWMQTAYAVPIFCLFWAFVRMYISYVKFINPVQASIDTETVFITAVAFILSVFLNDGFITDVSNVRFLYNLFYLFNDVFIFVLVFFMLFSIKNSNECKSFYTLLIAVLFYAIYDIFYSFGDILGYDFDNDYGDLGFGVVFMMMMIASFYLKPNEHKLVIVKDSAGISILKKSSILIFVIVVKLFFGADIDYIYAAAMLCVTLFYATITFHVTNIAQTKELIEEYRKNKDDIKELIKKRKEDLVQKYNTLSDTSKYDYLTQAYNRPFFLKQLNEMINTMDMGEEVSVYNIDLNRFKFINDTYGHYAGDEVLIRLVSNIKEILPKNGIVGRFSGDFIVIATKIKAKENDYIQFCNKILKQIRTPIMVDGRRIYLNASIGISNTQTSHIKTDDLLAHSQEALSYAKESISLSYVVYDEKIGLKNLQKQHLEILLENANFENEFKLYYQPQYEINYRQLKGAEVLLRWISPIKGFVSPGVFIPIAEESQMISKIGYFVAKNAMKRTAEINKKYGLDLKISINVSPRQLEDMNFVPTMFEYMSEFDIKPEHICFEITEMSLMESDEIMKEALLQFKERGIDVALDDFGTGFSSLSYISKYAIDKIKIAKELVDNIVLNEAEREVVRAIIVMAKNLGIKTIAEGVETEAQVQVLRQLGCEEIQGYFWGKPLSEDDFITLIRGYSRLL
- a CDS encoding dUTP diphosphatase gives rise to the protein MNEKDIVLAMLNLQQSLNDETNGNGWENGYTKQGKIINWRRCIYMECAELIDSFAWKHWKSISAPTDEQNLRVEVVDIWHFVMSLALQIYKAKGLGDTNKLADEICSASGFSSFCKEPMKVADESIYEIMNDIEMLIHKCSGFENDIFDMLKIYFTMSLKCGVNLYSLYECYIAKNVLNRFRQHNGYKEGSYKKLWNGKEDNVVMSEILSRGLGSVDEIYAALEREYKAIK
- a CDS encoding EI24 domain-containing protein, whose translation is MQIYNLFLLSLHDFWTKKFIMLSILPLICSVIVLGVGFFWASSELKDVLSQALNSGDFGFFDLSAYPMIMSVISHGTVSWVLSATLYALGTYFMLMLSIVVALGIAGFLTPVVANEINARHYRAKFTPISTAKSLRLMGVVGLKFLGLLIICLPFMFVPVINFIAINVPFFYIYAKLLLIDVGSNTISEAKFKLLWLDNGGFKFLFFAFCFYIISLVPLLGLLFQLFFIIFLSHLFFQVEAATRF
- a CDS encoding Zn-dependent hydrolase, whose product is MINRSRLQKEFETISKFGALPNGGLTRLAFSSEDIAARNYLLNLIKEAGLSVRIDNVGNIFARHDEGVADKNLPPVSVGSHIDSVPQGGFYDGTLGVMAGLEAIRAIKESSKKLARALELIVFVCEESSRFKMATMGSKIVAGKLSKNLIKELKDDDGVSAFEAMQNAGFMPENLENSLLKNGTYKTYLELHIEQGPVLERLDIPVGLVSGIAAPIRYELKILGRADHSGATPMNMRCDALVCASEIILAVNENAKIYKTAVATVGYAKAAPGVLNVIPGECILGLDIRDVNALDLAELDAKICKQIDEICIKHGCKFELKELTRDTPTRLDDGVINLMQDIAKKLEIKTHILPSGAGHDAMHLKGIADSVGMIFVPCENGISHNINENINFSDVFFATELLAQSMAELAKE